From a region of the Hymenobacter jejuensis genome:
- the queA gene encoding tRNA preQ1(34) S-adenosylmethionine ribosyltransferase-isomerase QueA codes for MKLSEFKFDLPESLLAQHPAKNRDESRLMVLHRDSGKIEHRVFKDIIEYFDEGDVFVVNDTKVFPARLYGNKEKTGAKIEVFLLRELNKEIHLWDVLVDPARKIRVGNKLYFGESDMVAEVIDNTTSRGRTIKFLFDGSDEEFYKALHDLGETPLPREAITRDAEPADKDRYQTIYAKHTGAVAAPSAGLHFTREVIKRLEIKGVDMVPVTLHVGLGTFRPVDVEDLTKHKMDSENFIVPAESAVVVNRALDAKKRVCAVGTTSMRALESSVSANSRLKANEGWTDKFIFPPHEFKIANTLLTNFHMPESTLMMLASAFAGHDFLIEAYQTAIKEKYKFFSYGDAMLIL; via the coding sequence ATGAAACTGTCCGAGTTCAAATTTGACTTGCCTGAGAGCCTGCTAGCACAGCATCCCGCCAAAAATCGCGACGAATCGCGTCTGATGGTGTTGCACCGCGACAGTGGCAAGATTGAGCACCGTGTCTTCAAGGACATCATTGAATATTTCGACGAAGGCGATGTTTTCGTTGTCAACGATACCAAAGTGTTTCCGGCACGCCTCTATGGCAACAAGGAAAAAACCGGCGCCAAGATTGAAGTTTTCCTGTTGCGCGAGCTGAACAAGGAAATTCACCTGTGGGATGTGCTCGTTGATCCGGCCCGTAAGATTCGGGTTGGCAACAAGCTCTATTTCGGCGAAAGCGACATGGTGGCGGAAGTGATCGACAACACTACCTCGCGCGGCCGGACCATCAAGTTTCTGTTCGACGGCTCCGACGAGGAGTTTTACAAAGCGCTGCACGACCTAGGCGAGACGCCCCTACCCCGGGAAGCCATCACCCGCGATGCTGAGCCCGCCGACAAAGACCGTTACCAGACCATCTATGCCAAGCACACAGGTGCCGTGGCAGCCCCTTCGGCGGGCCTTCACTTCACGCGTGAGGTTATTAAACGCCTGGAAATCAAGGGGGTAGACATGGTACCAGTTACATTGCATGTAGGCTTGGGCACGTTCCGCCCCGTGGATGTGGAAGACCTGACCAAGCACAAAATGGACTCGGAGAACTTCATCGTACCGGCCGAATCGGCAGTGGTGGTGAACCGGGCTTTGGATGCCAAAAAGCGTGTGTGCGCCGTGGGTACTACCTCGATGCGGGCGCTGGAGTCGTCGGTATCGGCCAACAGCCGTCTGAAGGCCAACGAAGGCTGGACCGACAAATTCATCTTCCCGCCTCACGAATTCAAAATCGCGAATACGCTGCTCACAAACTTCCACATGCCCGAAAGCACGCTGATGATGCTGGCTTCGGCATTTGCGGGTCACGATTTCCTGATTGAAGCGTATCAAACAGCGATCAAAGAGAAATACAAGTTCTTCAGCTACGGCGACGCCATGCTGATTCTGTAA
- a CDS encoding DUF4142 domain-containing protein has product MKYFAYGFLGLVLLLGGSSCSSRQDAVDTAQKENEAKTAAQPNTPPAVEDDKNFDSEFMTKAASGGMLEVELGTAVAAKGATTEGKQFGQMMVKDHTKSNTELKAIAARKNITLPTALGDDHRKVYEDVTGKKGADMDKEYLKEMVKDHEEDVKEFTEASQKATDPEIKAFATKNVPVLQHHLDMANKMKDAVEARK; this is encoded by the coding sequence ATGAAATACTTTGCTTATGGTTTCCTCGGGCTGGTTTTGCTGCTCGGTGGCAGCAGTTGCTCATCACGCCAGGACGCGGTTGATACTGCACAGAAGGAAAACGAAGCCAAAACCGCTGCCCAGCCTAACACGCCGCCGGCAGTGGAGGACGACAAGAACTTCGATTCGGAATTCATGACCAAAGCGGCCAGCGGTGGTATGCTGGAGGTGGAGCTCGGTACCGCCGTAGCCGCGAAAGGCGCTACGACCGAAGGCAAGCAATTTGGTCAGATGATGGTAAAAGACCATACCAAATCCAACACCGAGTTGAAGGCCATTGCTGCCCGCAAAAACATCACGCTTCCTACCGCTCTCGGCGACGACCATCGCAAAGTGTATGAAGATGTTACGGGCAAAAAAGGCGCGGACATGGACAAGGAATACCTCAAGGAAATGGTGAAAGACCACGAAGAGGACGTGAAGGAATTCACGGAAGCTTCCCAAAAAGCCACCGATCCGGAGATCAAAGCTTTCGCCACCAAAAACGTACCGGTGCTACAGCATCATCTCGACATGGCCAACAAAATGAAAGATGCCGTCGAAGCTCGAAAGTAA
- a CDS encoding DUF4142 domain-containing protein, which translates to MKITTLSLLCAGMLALGACSSNSGKTEDANTAGGNAGDNYMNSATNGDTSAASMPAGADTSKASAMNSSTAPADMNANMAPMTDAEFMMKADEGGHNEIGLSKLALSKGVTGEAKTYADKMIADHTKAGAELKPIAQKKNVKLSGDMDAEHKTIRDNMTKLSGKEFEKAYMDQMVTDHVKTVALFQSEIKNGKDADAKAFASKTLPVIQQHTDMAKKDSNMKM; encoded by the coding sequence ATGAAAATCACCACCCTTAGCCTGCTGTGTGCGGGTATGCTAGCCCTCGGCGCGTGTAGCTCCAATAGCGGCAAAACCGAAGATGCCAACACGGCCGGCGGCAACGCGGGCGACAACTACATGAACAGCGCCACCAACGGCGACACGTCTGCCGCCAGCATGCCAGCCGGTGCCGATACCAGCAAGGCCTCGGCCATGAACTCGAGCACGGCCCCTGCCGATATGAACGCCAACATGGCTCCCATGACCGATGCGGAGTTTATGATGAAAGCCGACGAAGGCGGGCATAACGAAATCGGACTCAGCAAATTGGCCCTGTCGAAAGGCGTAACCGGCGAGGCCAAAACCTATGCCGACAAAATGATTGCCGACCATACCAAAGCCGGCGCCGAACTAAAGCCCATTGCGCAAAAGAAGAATGTGAAGCTGTCTGGCGACATGGATGCCGAGCACAAAACCATCCGCGACAACATGACCAAGCTTTCGGGTAAGGAATTCGAGAAAGCGTACATGGACCAAATGGTAACGGACCACGTGAAAACGGTAGCGCTGTTTCAGAGCGAAATCAAGAATGGCAAAGATGCTGACGCTAAGGCGTTTGCGTCCAAGACTTTGCCTGTCATTCAGCAGCACACCGATATGGCCAAGAAGGACAGCAACATGAAAATGTAA
- a CDS encoding LOG family protein, whose product MSKLKKTSKTKFSDETLNAGSGKTIVQPNVNDNKAQTISDLREKEHGERTTVLDDEQRIRKAFVDKDWNEIKIADSWQIFKVMAEFVEGFEKMGKIGPCVSIFGSARTKPDNPYYQMAEEIAAKLVRHGYGVITGGGPGIMEAGNKGARSEGGRSVGLNIELPFEQSHNIYIDPDKVINFDYFFVRKVMFVKYAQGFIGMPGGFGTLDELFEAITLIQTKKIGRFPIVLVGSRYWNGMFKWIEEIMLHEESNISAEDMNLVQIVDDAASAVKIIDDFYSKYLLSPNF is encoded by the coding sequence ATGAGCAAACTTAAAAAAACAAGCAAGACCAAATTTTCCGACGAAACCTTAAATGCGGGCAGCGGCAAAACCATCGTTCAGCCTAATGTAAACGACAATAAAGCTCAGACTATCAGTGACTTGCGCGAGAAAGAGCACGGCGAGCGTACCACAGTGCTCGACGACGAGCAGCGCATCCGCAAAGCCTTCGTCGACAAGGACTGGAACGAGATCAAGATTGCCGACTCGTGGCAGATCTTCAAGGTGATGGCCGAGTTCGTAGAAGGTTTTGAAAAGATGGGCAAAATCGGCCCTTGCGTGTCCATTTTTGGCTCTGCCCGCACCAAGCCCGACAACCCTTATTACCAGATGGCCGAGGAAATTGCGGCCAAACTGGTGCGCCACGGCTACGGCGTGATCACGGGCGGCGGCCCCGGCATTATGGAGGCGGGCAATAAAGGAGCCCGCTCGGAAGGCGGCCGTTCGGTAGGTCTCAACATCGAATTGCCCTTCGAGCAGTCGCATAATATCTACATCGACCCGGACAAAGTGATCAACTTCGATTACTTCTTCGTGCGCAAAGTAATGTTTGTGAAGTACGCACAGGGCTTCATTGGTATGCCCGGCGGCTTTGGCACCCTCGACGAACTGTTTGAGGCCATCACGCTGATTCAGACCAAGAAAATCGGTCGCTTCCCCATCGTGCTGGTGGGCTCGCGCTACTGGAACGGCATGTTCAAGTGGATTGAAGAGATCATGCTGCACGAAGAAAGCAACATCTCTGCGGAGGACATGAACCTCGTCCAGATCGTGGACGATGCGGCTTCGGCGGTAAAAATTATCGACGATTTCTATTCCAAATACCTGCTTTCGCCCAACTTCTAA
- a CDS encoding TMEM175 family protein: MSHSDERLPLQQDDRMEFQVERMILFTDAVFAIAITLLIIEIKVPEMHHPTEQEALGALFRITPKFVGFFIGFFIIAIYWVAHHRIFRFVHSYDSKLIWINILFLLSIVVMPFTTAFQSEYVNLKTPWIVYSINVAFTGFMQVRLQSYLRDPANGIVRPRAVGHPDLDLARPLMSPAVFLLSILLAYVLPGFMLRMLPMVLFPLFSIYVRRRYNRQAQVYNHQITSGLAA, from the coding sequence ATGAGCCACTCCGACGAAAGACTACCGCTCCAGCAAGACGATCGCATGGAGTTTCAGGTCGAGCGGATGATCTTGTTTACGGATGCCGTATTTGCCATTGCTATCACGCTGCTAATCATTGAGATAAAGGTGCCGGAGATGCACCACCCGACCGAGCAGGAGGCCCTAGGCGCGCTGTTCCGCATAACGCCGAAGTTTGTAGGTTTCTTTATCGGCTTCTTCATCATTGCGATTTATTGGGTGGCCCATCACCGCATTTTTCGCTTCGTGCATAGCTACGATAGCAAGCTCATCTGGATCAATATCCTATTCCTGCTGAGCATTGTGGTTATGCCTTTCACTACGGCTTTTCAGAGCGAATACGTCAACCTGAAAACGCCTTGGATTGTGTACAGCATCAACGTGGCGTTTACCGGGTTTATGCAGGTACGCTTGCAGTCTTACCTCCGCGATCCGGCCAACGGAATTGTGCGGCCAAGGGCAGTGGGCCACCCAGATCTGGACTTAGCACGGCCCTTGATGTCGCCTGCGGTATTTTTGCTCAGCATACTGCTGGCCTATGTACTTCCGGGCTTTATGCTACGGATGCTCCCGATGGTGCTTTTCCCACTTTTTAGCATCTACGTCCGCCGACGTTACAATCGCCAAGCGCAGGTATACAATCATCAAATAACCAGTGGGTTAGCAGCATAA
- a CDS encoding 2-C-methyl-D-erythritol 4-phosphate cytidylyltransferase, giving the protein MSTSKGPTLPRFAILVAGGSGTRMGADRPKQFMELLGEPVLLHTLRRFTESVLQVQQCVVVLPANQFTTWHQLCAQHGISIPHTVVAGGVTRWASVRNGLKFLSEPTEGIVAVHDGVRPLASTTIIENTYAAAAEHGAAIAAVAPKDSVRGLSKEGSYAMDRSRLRLVQTPQCFELNLLRRAYELPELPTFTDDASVVEDLHTIHLVAGDYSNIKITTPEDLVLAEALMRARQTAD; this is encoded by the coding sequence ATGAGCACGAGCAAAGGACCGACGCTTCCCCGATTTGCCATCTTGGTAGCAGGCGGCAGCGGCACACGCATGGGCGCCGACCGACCCAAGCAATTTATGGAACTGCTGGGCGAGCCAGTGCTTCTGCATACGTTGCGGCGCTTCACCGAGTCGGTGTTGCAGGTGCAGCAGTGCGTGGTGGTGCTCCCGGCCAACCAGTTTACGACTTGGCACCAGCTCTGTGCGCAGCATGGGATTTCGATTCCACATACGGTGGTGGCCGGGGGCGTGACACGCTGGGCATCGGTGCGTAATGGGCTGAAGTTCCTGAGTGAGCCTACAGAAGGAATTGTGGCGGTACACGACGGCGTTCGGCCCTTGGCATCGACGACTATTATTGAGAACACATACGCGGCCGCGGCTGAGCACGGAGCAGCCATTGCGGCCGTCGCCCCCAAGGATTCGGTGCGGGGGCTCTCCAAAGAAGGCTCGTACGCCATGGACCGATCGCGGCTGCGACTAGTTCAAACGCCCCAGTGCTTCGAGCTGAATCTACTGCGTCGGGCTTACGAGCTGCCCGAGTTGCCTACCTTCACCGACGACGCCAGCGTAGTGGAAGACCTTCACACAATTCATTTGGTAGCAGGAGATTATAGCAATATCAAAATAACTACGCCCGAAGATTTGGTACTCGCCGAAGCCCTGATGCGCGCCCGCCAAACCGCCGATTAG
- a CDS encoding DUF4142 domain-containing protein: MRLARHVVPVVVLLLAANACSPDASKKDPVAEAKFQNEKRIRDEAITDKQEHDAEFMVTTASSGMLETELAKLAQQKAATPGLKTFSQQLLTQHNELSGALQALASRKGIVLPTGMSEDQQSQYRDAAGLTGTQFDKKVMDLLVSAHEKDVDAFDDMSDDAYDGDIRGFAAKYLPTLKDHLNQAKELKDQVEKLP, translated from the coding sequence ATGCGCCTCGCTCGTCATGTTGTTCCGGTTGTAGTACTGCTCTTGGCTGCCAATGCTTGTTCGCCCGATGCCAGCAAGAAGGACCCCGTCGCGGAGGCCAAGTTTCAGAACGAAAAGCGCATCCGCGATGAAGCCATCACGGACAAGCAGGAGCACGACGCGGAATTCATGGTCACGACGGCCAGCTCTGGCATGCTGGAAACGGAACTAGCTAAGCTAGCCCAGCAAAAAGCCGCCACGCCCGGCCTCAAAACGTTTTCCCAACAGTTGCTGACCCAACACAACGAGCTGAGCGGCGCCTTGCAGGCGCTGGCTAGCCGTAAGGGCATCGTGCTGCCGACGGGCATGAGCGAAGATCAGCAGTCGCAGTATCGCGACGCCGCCGGCCTGACGGGCACCCAATTCGATAAAAAAGTAATGGACCTGCTGGTGAGCGCCCACGAGAAAGACGTGGATGCATTCGACGACATGAGCGACGACGCTTACGACGGCGACATCCGCGGGTTTGCGGCCAAATACCTGCCCACGCTAAAAGACCATCTTAACCAAGCCAAAGAGTTGAAAGACCAAGTCGAAAAACTTCCTTAA
- a CDS encoding enoyl-CoA hydratase-related protein codes for MYTCLLYDVRDAVATITLNRPDVFNAFNDPQSYELQDALKQVARDASVRAVVLTGAGRAFCSGQDLKAAQGDEKRSFYDSLHKRYNPIIRAMRNLPKPIIGRLNGVAAGAGCSLALACDALIASTEASLIEVFINIGLVPDSGSSYFLPRLVGTLKAFELCTLGSKVTAEEALRLGLVNQVVAPEELDAAVAALAARYAAAPTKSIGLIKQMLNKAGAASLDEMLDYEAYCQQIAGESADYKEGVTAFSEKRKPVFKGE; via the coding sequence ATGTATACCTGCCTGCTCTACGACGTGCGCGACGCTGTAGCCACCATTACCCTCAACCGGCCCGACGTTTTTAATGCTTTCAACGATCCGCAGAGCTATGAGCTACAGGATGCCCTGAAGCAAGTAGCCCGCGATGCGTCGGTGCGCGCGGTAGTGCTCACGGGGGCCGGGCGCGCCTTCTGCTCGGGCCAAGATCTGAAAGCGGCTCAAGGCGACGAGAAGCGCTCCTTCTACGACTCGCTGCACAAGCGCTACAACCCTATCATTCGGGCGATGCGCAATTTACCCAAACCCATTATCGGGCGCCTCAACGGGGTGGCGGCGGGCGCGGGCTGCTCGCTGGCGTTGGCCTGCGATGCGCTGATTGCCTCTACAGAAGCCTCTCTTATTGAGGTATTTATCAATATTGGCTTGGTACCCGACTCGGGCTCGTCGTATTTTTTGCCGCGCCTTGTGGGCACCCTGAAAGCGTTTGAGCTCTGCACCTTGGGCTCGAAGGTTACGGCCGAAGAAGCGCTCCGGCTGGGCCTTGTAAACCAAGTCGTGGCTCCCGAGGAGCTGGACGCTGCCGTGGCGGCGCTGGCCGCGCGCTATGCTGCCGCGCCCACCAAATCCATCGGCCTGATTAAGCAGATGTTGAACAAAGCCGGCGCTGCTTCGCTGGACGAAATGCTTGATTACGAGGCTTATTGCCAACAGATTGCCGGCGAATCGGCAGATTACAAGGAAGGCGTAACCGCATTTTCCGAAAAACGCAAGCCCGTGTTTAAAGGCGAATAA
- a CDS encoding ABC transporter permease, giving the protein MKTLRLTLESFRFAWQALKSNLLRTILSLLGVTVGIFAIIAVFAVVDSLEANVRQSMSFVGDKVIYVAKWPWAFGGDYPWWKYFNRPVPSVREFRELQKNLGPNNNGIAIFASTSGNTFKAGSNSLSDCNFQGVTFDFRKVSDVPIAEGRYFTPQEIESARNVAVVGADIAQNLFPNGTALGREFKSRGQKFIVIGVMQKEGKKLLDTPSNDTNCLIPFTSFTKMFALNTGGMTGVTPTIAVKGRDEDAGLLNLEYELQGVLRNIRGLKPREEDNFALNRPEMLANAITKLFSVIGVAGAVIGSFAMLVGGFGIANIMFVSVKERTNIIGIQKSLGAKNYFILFQFLFEAIFLCLIGGAAGIFLVFLITIIPQDSMPLFLSGGNIALGLTVSVVIGMLAGIIPAVLAANMDPVIAIRSK; this is encoded by the coding sequence ATGAAAACTCTGCGTCTGACCCTGGAAAGTTTCCGCTTTGCGTGGCAAGCTCTAAAATCGAATTTGTTGCGTACCATTCTTTCGCTGCTGGGCGTTACGGTGGGTATTTTTGCCATCATTGCCGTGTTTGCGGTGGTCGATTCGCTGGAAGCCAACGTGCGGCAGAGCATGAGCTTTGTAGGCGATAAAGTTATATACGTAGCCAAGTGGCCTTGGGCATTCGGGGGCGATTATCCTTGGTGGAAATATTTTAACCGGCCTGTGCCTTCCGTGCGCGAGTTTCGGGAGCTGCAAAAGAACCTTGGTCCCAATAACAACGGCATTGCCATTTTTGCCAGCACCAGCGGCAATACTTTTAAAGCCGGAAGCAACAGCCTGTCAGACTGCAACTTCCAGGGCGTGACGTTTGACTTCCGCAAGGTGTCGGATGTGCCTATTGCCGAAGGGCGCTATTTTACACCCCAAGAAATCGAGTCGGCCCGCAACGTGGCTGTGGTCGGGGCCGATATCGCACAAAACTTGTTTCCTAATGGTACAGCGCTGGGCCGCGAATTCAAATCGCGCGGTCAGAAGTTTATCGTGATTGGGGTGATGCAGAAAGAAGGCAAGAAATTGCTCGATACGCCCAGTAACGACACCAATTGCCTGATTCCGTTTACGTCCTTCACCAAAATGTTTGCCCTCAACACGGGCGGCATGACGGGGGTTACGCCGACTATCGCCGTCAAAGGCCGCGACGAAGATGCCGGCCTGCTCAACCTTGAGTATGAGCTGCAAGGGGTGCTGCGCAACATCCGCGGGCTAAAGCCGCGCGAGGAAGACAACTTTGCCCTGAACCGACCCGAGATGCTGGCCAACGCTATCACCAAGCTGTTTTCGGTAATCGGAGTTGCAGGCGCTGTGATCGGAAGCTTTGCCATGTTGGTAGGCGGTTTCGGTATCGCCAACATCATGTTTGTGTCGGTGAAGGAACGCACCAACATCATCGGCATACAAAAGTCATTGGGCGCCAAGAACTACTTTATCCTGTTCCAATTTTTGTTCGAGGCGATTTTCTTGTGCCTCATCGGTGGAGCGGCGGGCATTTTCCTGGTCTTTCTGATCACGATTATCCCTCAGGATTCCATGCCCTTGTTTCTGTCGGGCGGCAACATCGCGCTGGGGCTGACCGTGTCGGTTGTCATTGGGATGCTGGCGGGCATCATCCCGGCCGTATTGGCCGCCAACATGGACCCCGTAATCGCCATCCGATCGAAGTAG
- the uvrA gene encoding excinuclease ABC subunit UvrA, whose protein sequence is MAKKTTAALKSISQPVALAPSSNGHATDVEAPYIEVYGAREHNLKNVSVQIPRGKLVVFTGISGSGKSSLAFDTIYAEGQRRYMETFSAYARSFMGGLERPDVDKIEGLSPVISIEQKTTSRNPRSTVGTITEIYDFLRLLYARTAEAFSYATGKKMIRQSDEQIINYILKHFADRKLVVLAPIVKGRKGHYRELFQQVAKLGFTKVRVDGELLDITAKMQVDRYKIHDIEIVIDRLKVTAEDRFRLSGSVQNALTHGKGTMLVLDPDSKKTQFFSRFLMDPTTGIAYDDPAPNTFSFNSPYGACPTCNGLGEVQEITEETVMPDKRLSISRGGIAPLGEYRDIWIFQQLQLILKKNKASLSTPIEKLPEDLVQRLLYGIPEEEDADPKKANYIEPFEGIIPFLRRQMDSDSDNIREWIQQYTQAKECPECHGYRLKRESLHFKIADKNIGELSVMDIKELSNWFEDLESRLSDRQNLIARELLKEIRKRIGFLLEVGLEYLDLHRSVRTLSGGESQRIRLATQIGTQLVGVLYIMDEPSIGLHQRDNERLIKALQHLRDIGNSVIVVEHDKDMIMHADYVLDIGPGAGVHGGHIVAHGSPTEIFESGSLTSQYLSGAKHIELRKKKRKGEGGELVLKGAKGHNLKNVTARFPLGKFIAVTGVSGSGKSSLIHDTLYPILNQYFFNAKRDPLPYLSIEGLDLIDKVIEVDQSPIGRTPRSNPATYTGVFTEIRQLFASLPEAKIRGYGPGRFSFNVKGGRCETCEGAGMRTIEMNFLPDVHVPCETCKGRRYNRETLEVRFKGKSITDILDMTVEKAVEYFENQPRIIRKIQVLNEVGLGYLTLGQQATTLSGGEAQRVKLATELGKKDTGKTFYILDEPTTGLHFEDIRLLADVLQKLADKGNTVLIIEHNLDLIKVADHVIDLGPEGGGGGGTIVAQGTPEQVAKLKKGYTGKFLADELKTSKYAEETAA, encoded by the coding sequence ATGGCCAAGAAAACAACTGCCGCTCTCAAGTCCATTTCTCAACCGGTTGCGCTTGCACCCTCTTCCAATGGCCATGCCACGGATGTGGAAGCCCCTTATATTGAGGTATATGGCGCTCGCGAGCACAACCTGAAGAACGTGTCCGTTCAGATTCCGCGTGGCAAGCTGGTGGTATTTACAGGCATTTCGGGTTCTGGCAAATCGTCGCTGGCATTCGATACGATTTATGCCGAAGGACAACGTCGCTACATGGAGACGTTTTCGGCCTACGCACGCTCCTTCATGGGCGGCCTAGAGCGCCCCGACGTCGATAAGATTGAGGGTCTGTCGCCGGTGATCAGCATCGAGCAGAAAACCACCTCGCGCAACCCGCGCTCCACGGTGGGCACTATTACCGAGATCTACGACTTTCTGCGCTTGCTTTATGCCCGCACAGCCGAAGCGTTTAGCTACGCCACGGGCAAAAAGATGATCCGGCAGAGCGACGAGCAGATCATTAATTACATCCTCAAGCACTTCGCCGACCGCAAGCTGGTGGTGCTCGCCCCCATTGTGAAAGGGCGCAAAGGCCACTACCGCGAACTCTTCCAACAGGTTGCTAAACTGGGCTTTACGAAAGTGCGCGTCGATGGCGAACTGCTCGACATCACGGCCAAAATGCAGGTTGACCGCTACAAGATTCATGATATTGAGATCGTCATCGACCGGCTGAAGGTGACGGCCGAAGATCGGTTCCGCCTGTCGGGCTCGGTGCAAAATGCTCTGACCCACGGCAAAGGCACCATGTTGGTACTCGACCCCGACTCAAAGAAAACGCAGTTCTTCTCGCGCTTTCTCATGGACCCGACCACCGGCATTGCCTACGACGATCCGGCGCCAAACACGTTCTCGTTCAACTCACCCTACGGCGCGTGCCCAACCTGCAACGGTTTAGGCGAGGTGCAGGAGATCACGGAGGAAACCGTAATGCCGGATAAGAGGCTGAGCATCAGCCGCGGCGGTATTGCGCCGCTGGGCGAGTACCGCGACATCTGGATTTTTCAGCAGCTACAGCTTATTCTGAAAAAGAACAAAGCCAGCCTCTCGACGCCGATCGAAAAGCTGCCCGAAGACTTAGTGCAACGTCTGCTCTACGGCATTCCGGAAGAGGAAGACGCCGACCCGAAAAAGGCCAATTACATCGAGCCCTTCGAGGGAATTATTCCGTTTCTGCGCCGCCAGATGGATTCCGACTCCGACAATATTCGGGAGTGGATCCAGCAATACACGCAGGCCAAGGAGTGCCCCGAGTGCCACGGCTACCGTCTGAAGCGCGAGTCGCTGCACTTTAAAATTGCGGACAAAAACATCGGCGAGTTGTCGGTGATGGACATTAAAGAGCTGAGCAACTGGTTTGAAGACTTGGAAAGCCGCCTGTCGGATCGTCAGAACCTGATTGCCCGCGAGCTGCTCAAAGAGATTCGCAAGCGCATCGGCTTCCTGCTCGAAGTGGGCCTGGAATACCTCGATTTGCACCGCTCCGTCCGGACTTTGAGCGGCGGCGAGTCGCAGCGTATTCGCTTGGCCACCCAGATTGGTACCCAACTGGTTGGCGTGCTTTACATCATGGACGAACCCAGTATTGGTTTGCATCAGCGTGATAATGAGCGCCTTATAAAGGCCCTGCAACACCTGCGCGACATTGGAAACTCCGTGATTGTGGTGGAGCACGACAAGGACATGATCATGCATGCCGACTACGTGCTGGATATTGGTCCTGGCGCGGGCGTGCACGGCGGTCACATTGTGGCACACGGGTCACCCACGGAGATTTTCGAGTCGGGTAGCCTCACGTCGCAGTATCTGAGCGGGGCCAAGCACATTGAGCTGCGCAAGAAAAAGCGCAAAGGCGAAGGCGGCGAATTGGTGCTGAAAGGTGCCAAAGGCCACAACCTGAAAAACGTAACAGCCAGGTTTCCGCTCGGCAAGTTCATCGCCGTGACGGGCGTATCGGGTTCGGGCAAGTCGTCGCTGATTCACGACACGCTGTATCCAATTCTGAATCAGTACTTTTTCAACGCCAAGCGCGATCCGCTGCCCTATCTAAGTATTGAAGGTCTGGATCTTATCGATAAAGTAATTGAGGTCGATCAGTCGCCGATCGGTCGGACGCCGCGTTCCAACCCGGCGACCTATACCGGTGTCTTTACCGAGATTCGGCAGCTGTTTGCTTCGTTGCCCGAAGCCAAAATCCGGGGCTACGGGCCCGGCCGGTTCTCGTTCAACGTGAAGGGCGGACGCTGCGAAACCTGCGAAGGAGCTGGCATGCGCACCATCGAAATGAACTTCCTGCCCGACGTACACGTGCCCTGCGAAACCTGCAAAGGCCGCCGCTACAACCGCGAAACGCTGGAAGTACGCTTCAAAGGCAAGAGCATCACTGATATACTCGACATGACCGTTGAGAAAGCCGTGGAGTATTTTGAAAATCAGCCGCGAATCATTCGTAAGATTCAGGTGCTCAATGAAGTAGGCTTGGGCTACCTAACTTTGGGTCAGCAGGCTACCACGCTTTCCGGCGGCGAAGCCCAACGCGTGAAGCTGGCCACCGAGCTCGGCAAGAAAGACACCGGCAAGACCTTCTACATCCTCGACGAGCCCACTACCGGCCTGCACTTCGAGGACATACGGTTGTTGGCCGATGTGCTGCAAAAGTTGGCCGACAAGGGCAACACCGTTCTCATCATTGAGCACAACCTCGACCTAATCAAAGTCGCCGACCACGTCATCGATTTGGGGCCGGAAGGCGGCGGGGGCGGCGGCACCATCGTGGCCCAGGGCACGCCGGAGCAGGTAGCCAAGCTGAAGAAAGGCTACACCGGTAAGTTTTTGGCAGATGAATTGAAAACCAGCAAGTACGCCGAAGAAACCGCGGCCTAG